The following are from one region of the Armatimonadota bacterium genome:
- a CDS encoding ABC-2 family transporter protein, protein MRLKALSLWGRYAMISLRAQMQYRASFWALLIASVVLHSAEFFGIWALFDRFGQIRGWSLAEIGVCYGLCGIAFALAEGLGRGFDAFANMTRYGHFDRLLLRPLSTEFQVAAQEVQLMRLGRLVQASVVLLVSLSWLNVDWSPSIVLLLIWCLVGGFCAFYGLLIVQATICFWTIESLEAMNAITYGGVETAQFPLTIYRDGFRRFFTFVVPVAGMNYLPVTYLVGKGGGWEVWCAPLLGAAFLIVALRFWRFGASKYASTGS, encoded by the coding sequence ATGAGGTTGAAAGCGCTGAGCCTGTGGGGACGATATGCGATGATCTCGCTGCGGGCGCAGATGCAGTATCGCGCGTCGTTTTGGGCGCTGCTAATCGCCTCGGTCGTCCTGCACAGCGCCGAGTTCTTTGGCATATGGGCGCTGTTCGATCGTTTTGGCCAGATTCGGGGTTGGAGCTTGGCCGAGATTGGCGTTTGCTACGGCCTGTGCGGAATCGCCTTTGCATTGGCCGAGGGATTGGGCCGAGGCTTTGACGCTTTTGCCAACATGACGCGATACGGCCATTTCGACCGGCTTCTGCTTCGCCCGCTTTCGACCGAGTTTCAGGTGGCCGCTCAAGAAGTCCAGCTGATGCGCTTGGGACGTTTGGTGCAAGCGTCGGTGGTGTTGTTGGTCAGCCTGTCGTGGCTGAATGTCGACTGGTCTCCTTCGATTGTGCTGCTTCTGATTTGGTGTTTAGTCGGCGGGTTTTGCGCGTTCTATGGGTTGCTGATCGTCCAAGCGACGATTTGCTTCTGGACCATTGAATCGTTGGAGGCGATGAACGCCATCACTTACGGCGGGGTCGAGACCGCGCAGTTTCCCTTGACGATCTATCGCGATGGATTTCGACGCTTTTTCACTTTTGTAGTCCCCGTGGCCGGGATGAACTACCTTCCCGTTACGTACTTAGTCGGCAAGGGCGGTGGCTGGGAGGTCTGGTGCGCGCCCCTGCTGGGCGCGGCATTTCTAATCGTTGCGCTTCGGTTTTGGCGGTTTGGCGCTTCTAAGTACGCATCGACCGGCAGCTAG
- a CDS encoding leucyl/phenylalanyl-tRNA--protein transferase, with protein sequence MILSVIPYISRFEPFPPVDRALRQFDGLLCAGADLSIERLIDAYSQGIFPWYIDGEPILWWSPDPRQILFVDEFHVSRSLRRRLNNNPFETTYNAAFERVVRACAEPRKDEEGGWLTPEMIEAYIELHRAGHAHSVEAWKDGSLVGGVYGVLIGRSFSAESMFYRVSDASKIALYRLCQRLKTMGVPFIDCQQITPHTTALGARAVPRKEFVALLADLTQQPALEPFA encoded by the coding sequence ATGATTCTCTCAGTGATCCCGTACATTTCTCGTTTCGAGCCCTTTCCTCCGGTCGATAGGGCGCTCAGGCAGTTCGACGGCCTGCTCTGTGCCGGCGCAGACCTCTCGATCGAGCGACTGATCGACGCTTACAGCCAGGGCATCTTTCCGTGGTATATCGATGGCGAGCCGATCCTCTGGTGGTCGCCCGACCCGCGACAGATCCTCTTCGTCGACGAGTTCCATGTCAGCCGATCGCTTCGTCGCAGGCTCAACAACAACCCGTTCGAAACCACCTACAACGCCGCATTCGAACGAGTCGTCCGCGCCTGTGCGGAACCGAGAAAGGACGAGGAAGGCGGCTGGCTCACGCCAGAGATGATCGAAGCCTACATCGAACTGCATCGGGCGGGCCATGCGCACAGCGTCGAGGCTTGGAAAGACGGGAGCCTCGTCGGGGGCGTCTATGGCGTGCTCATAGGCCGGTCGTTCTCCGCAGAAAGCATGTTCTATCGGGTCAGCGATGCCTCCAAGATCGCCCTTTATCGCTTGTGCCAACGGCTCAAGACCATGGGCGTTCCGTTTATCGATTGCCAACAGATTACGCCCCACACAACGGCGCTCGGCGCTCGCGCCGTGCCCAGAAAGGAGTTTGTTGCCCTGCTCGCCGACTTAACTCAACAACCCGCGTTGGAGCCTTTCGCCTAG
- a CDS encoding Ppx/GppA family phosphatase, which produces MEGRPHRAAFIDLGTNSIRILIAEIDPGRTYSILRQEKEVARLGEGLFGDGLLEPEAIDRAVQIAKTFRQLADAHGAEEIVCVGTSATREAENRDELILRLHDEAGLDVRIVSGREEARLIYLGVSSGLNIGKQNALFIDIGGGSTELMLGDQNQHYYLDSLKLGSVRLTNLFFPVDFSDRVSPKKYGRLQEYARNATIRAVQRLEPFSIDLTIGSSGTITNMCEIAQAMLYKKKREGLLKASLADIQTVAARLCGMTLAERRNAPGINPERADIIVAGAAIIQTVMEELKLKSIQVSERGLQHGLLLDYLTRAGDRGSIRLWSVLQFARACRFDEAHAERVAALALEMFESAREVGLHSLGEQEAELLRYAALLHDVGGFLSYSNHQAHSYYFIINADLLGFDQTEIAIMASAAFYHRKSLPKRKHPEFGPLDAKSQSAVRVLAIFLRLAESLDRGHANRVQSARFVKSGPRAAKLQLSADADSALELWGLEAQGKAFLKTFDRQLEFELAPSLERLSPAPS; this is translated from the coding sequence ATAGAAGGCCGCCCTCACCGTGCGGCCTTTATCGACTTAGGCACGAACTCGATTCGCATCCTCATCGCCGAGATCGACCCCGGCCGTACCTACAGCATCCTTCGCCAAGAAAAAGAGGTCGCTCGTTTGGGCGAGGGGCTGTTTGGGGATGGTCTGCTGGAGCCTGAAGCGATCGATCGGGCGGTGCAGATTGCAAAAACCTTCCGACAGTTGGCCGATGCCCACGGCGCGGAAGAGATCGTCTGTGTGGGCACGTCGGCAACGCGCGAGGCAGAGAACAGGGACGAACTGATCTTGCGGCTGCACGACGAGGCGGGCTTGGACGTTCGAATCGTTTCGGGTCGAGAGGAAGCGCGCCTAATCTATTTGGGCGTGTCGAGCGGGCTGAACATTGGCAAGCAGAACGCGCTTTTCATCGACATCGGCGGCGGCAGCACCGAACTGATGCTGGGCGATCAAAATCAGCACTACTACCTCGATTCGCTCAAGTTAGGCTCGGTGCGGCTGACCAATCTTTTCTTTCCGGTTGACTTTTCCGACCGCGTATCGCCTAAGAAGTACGGGAGGCTGCAAGAGTATGCGAGAAACGCGACGATCCGGGCGGTACAACGGCTGGAGCCGTTTAGCATCGATTTGACCATTGGAAGCAGCGGCACGATCACCAATATGTGCGAAATTGCCCAAGCAATGTTATACAAAAAAAAGCGAGAAGGTCTTTTAAAGGCGTCCCTGGCGGATATTCAGACTGTGGCTGCGCGGTTGTGCGGGATGACTTTGGCCGAACGGCGCAACGCGCCGGGAATCAATCCAGAACGGGCGGACATTATCGTTGCGGGGGCAGCGATTATCCAAACGGTAATGGAGGAACTCAAGCTCAAGTCGATTCAGGTAAGCGAGCGGGGGCTGCAACATGGCTTGTTGCTGGACTACCTGACCCGAGCCGGCGATAGGGGGTCGATTCGGCTTTGGAGCGTGCTTCAGTTCGCTCGCGCCTGTCGGTTTGACGAAGCGCACGCGGAGCGAGTGGCGGCGTTAGCTTTGGAAATGTTTGAGAGCGCGAGAGAGGTTGGATTGCACAGTTTGGGCGAGCAGGAGGCCGAATTATTGCGATATGCCGCGCTTTTGCACGATGTGGGCGGGTTTCTATCCTACAGCAACCATCAGGCGCACAGTTACTACTTCATTATAAATGCCGATCTGTTGGGCTTCGACCAAACCGAGATTGCGATCATGGCGTCAGCGGCGTTCTATCATCGCAAATCGTTGCCCAAGAGGAAGCATCCCGAATTTGGACCGCTCGATGCCAAGTCGCAGAGCGCAGTGAGGGTGTTGGCGATCTTCCTTCGTTTGGCCGAGAGCCTGGATCGCGGTCACGCCAACCGAGTTCAATCTGCACGGTTCGTAAAGTCGGGTCCCCGTGCAGCCAAGTTGCAGTTGTCAGCCGATGCGGACAGCGCTTTGGAATTGTGGGGGCTGGAGGCTCAGGGCAAAGCGTTCCTTAAGACGTTTGATCGGCAGTTGGAGTTCGAACTGGCGCCGTCCTTGGAACGGTTGTCGCCCGCGCCATCGTGA
- a CDS encoding DEAD/DEAH box helicase family protein yields the protein MPRATPNRYGELLLPPVQTISMESQLEGQLTEKLRVLEYEVREDFQLTLHVQDEVRITHPTGNIFLTNIHRVFAGNEALPSLEDDNLMDYFLGSKPVGKTTDSKIDLGVIVRDIEELAVLNDEAHHIHDKKLAWFKCIQDIDNQLRQRDSRLAFQVDVTATPRHNNGAIFVQTVCDYPLVEAIQQNVVKHPVIPDEASLSKLHEQNSSKFTERYADYLNLGVVEWRQASELHAAQGKKAILFVMTDDTRNCDEVAEYLQDFPDLAGKVLTIHTKDNGEISEAASAKNKEELKRLRDAANDIDSGASEYRAIVSVLMLKEGWDVRNVTTIVGLRSYSAKSNILPEQTLGRGLRKMYLGLGREEVSVLGTPAFMDFVKSIQAEGVTLERRPMGGGTPRPDILVQVDTENPDKDLDALDIEVPILTPRFAREYKRISDLDPAKILQQPVMLQQYSDEDLRKIRFEYIVDGETSHETEFDETRVADGTRVVGFFARTVMKDLHLVSGYDLLYGKVKEMIQDHAFGELVDIQDRSVIKTLSEPAITKTIMESLKLAVNKLAIVDRGEARVDGYIKLREMRPFQAKNQAFQVPTKCVFDKVIGDRGFELRFSGWLDKRSDVVSWGKNFLGVGFKLDYVNSQGQLTNYIPDFFVKLTDGKRYIVETKGLEELDLPLKMQRLKQWCDDVNASQDSAIWDYVYVDQTSFETYEPTSFAALVRSFTRFRD from the coding sequence ATGCCAAGAGCGACGCCTAACCGGTACGGGGAGCTACTGCTCCCGCCAGTTCAAACCATAAGCATGGAAAGCCAGCTCGAAGGGCAACTGACAGAGAAACTCAGAGTGCTCGAGTACGAGGTCCGCGAGGACTTTCAGTTGACGCTCCACGTCCAGGACGAAGTGCGAATCACCCACCCAACCGGGAACATCTTCCTGACCAACATCCACCGGGTATTCGCGGGCAACGAGGCCCTGCCCTCGCTCGAAGACGACAACCTGATGGACTACTTCCTAGGGTCAAAGCCAGTTGGCAAGACGACCGACAGCAAGATCGACCTCGGCGTCATCGTGCGCGACATCGAGGAACTCGCCGTCCTCAATGACGAGGCGCACCATATCCACGACAAGAAGCTGGCCTGGTTCAAATGCATCCAGGACATCGATAATCAACTCCGACAGCGAGATAGCCGACTGGCGTTCCAGGTCGATGTGACGGCAACACCGCGCCACAACAACGGAGCGATCTTCGTGCAGACGGTTTGCGACTACCCATTGGTAGAGGCGATCCAGCAGAACGTCGTCAAGCACCCAGTTATCCCTGACGAGGCTTCGCTGTCGAAGCTCCACGAGCAGAACAGCTCGAAGTTCACGGAGCGGTATGCGGACTACCTCAATCTGGGGGTGGTGGAGTGGCGACAAGCATCTGAGCTTCATGCGGCGCAAGGCAAGAAGGCGATTTTGTTCGTAATGACGGACGACACTCGAAACTGCGATGAGGTTGCGGAGTATCTCCAGGACTTCCCCGACTTAGCGGGAAAGGTGCTGACGATCCACACGAAGGATAATGGAGAGATCAGCGAAGCGGCGTCCGCGAAGAATAAAGAGGAGCTTAAACGACTGCGCGACGCCGCGAACGACATCGATTCGGGCGCGAGCGAATATCGTGCGATCGTGTCGGTGCTCATGCTGAAGGAAGGGTGGGACGTACGGAACGTGACCACGATCGTGGGCCTGCGGAGTTACTCGGCCAAGAGCAACATTCTGCCCGAACAGACGCTTGGCCGCGGGCTTCGGAAGATGTACTTGGGGCTTGGCCGCGAGGAGGTGAGCGTGCTCGGCACGCCGGCGTTCATGGACTTCGTCAAGTCCATCCAGGCGGAGGGCGTGACTTTAGAGCGACGCCCCATGGGAGGCGGCACGCCGAGGCCAGACATCCTCGTCCAAGTCGATACCGAGAACCCGGACAAGGATCTGGACGCGCTCGACATCGAGGTGCCGATTCTCACGCCTCGGTTTGCCCGTGAGTACAAGCGGATATCCGACCTCGATCCGGCGAAGATTTTGCAACAGCCGGTGATGCTGCAACAGTACTCCGATGAGGATTTACGGAAGATTCGGTTCGAGTACATCGTGGACGGCGAAACGTCGCACGAAACGGAGTTCGATGAGACGCGAGTTGCCGATGGGACTCGGGTCGTCGGTTTCTTCGCCCGGACGGTCATGAAGGACCTGCACCTCGTCAGTGGCTACGATTTGTTGTACGGCAAGGTTAAAGAGATGATTCAAGACCACGCCTTTGGAGAGCTGGTGGACATTCAGGACAGGTCGGTGATCAAGACCCTCAGCGAACCTGCGATAACGAAGACGATCATGGAATCGCTGAAGCTGGCCGTCAATAAACTGGCGATCGTCGACCGTGGGGAGGCACGCGTGGACGGTTACATCAAACTTCGGGAGATGAGGCCGTTCCAAGCCAAGAACCAGGCGTTCCAAGTGCCGACCAAGTGCGTTTTCGACAAGGTGATTGGGGACCGGGGGTTCGAGCTGCGGTTTTCAGGGTGGCTCGACAAAAGGAGCGATGTTGTCTCGTGGGGTAAGAACTTCTTAGGGGTCGGGTTCAAACTCGACTACGTGAACTCGCAAGGGCAGTTGACCAATTACATCCCTGATTTCTTCGTGAAGCTGACTGACGGCAAGCGGTATATCGTCGAAACAAAGGGCTTGGAGGAGCTCGATTTGCCGCTCAAAATGCAGCGCCTTAAGCAGTGGTGCGACGATGTGAATGCGTCGCAAGATTCCGCGATATGGGACTATGTTTACGTCGATCAAACGAGCTTCGAGACGTACGAACCGACATCTTTCGCAGCCCTCGTGCGATCGTTTACTCGATTTCGCGACTAG
- a CDS encoding DUF853 family protein — translation MSILIGQGDAPVYLEPKYTNRHGLIAGATGTGKTVTLQIVAQSLSDIGVPSFVADIKGDLSGISQPGAPNPKFEDRAQKTGPSPYVYGSAPTVFWDLFGLQGHPVRATISEMGPLLLSRLMGLNDTQEGVLNLTFKLADDEGLLLLDLNDLRSMLTFVGENAATLKTTYGNVSSATVGAIQRQLLVMEQQGAESFFGEPALNIADLIRTTPDGKGVVNVLAADRLMQNPRLYSTFLLWLLSELFEEMPEVGDLDKPRLVFFFDEAHLLFSDAPKALVDKVEQVVKLIRSKGVGVFFITQNPADVPESVLAQLGNRFQHALRAYTPGEQKAVRAAASSFRANPAFDTEQAITELGVGEALVSTLQEKGVPSMVQRTMVRPPSSRLGPATVEERARIVASSPLGLQYGQAIDRDSAHEALLRRAQQAAAMAPPAPTPARAPAGSRSDSLFEAAAKSIIRSASSQLGRQVMRGILGSIFKGR, via the coding sequence ATGTCCATCCTCATCGGTCAGGGCGATGCGCCCGTCTATCTTGAACCCAAATATACCAATCGCCACGGCCTGATCGCCGGAGCCACCGGTACCGGAAAGACTGTTACGCTCCAAATCGTCGCGCAAAGCCTCAGCGATATCGGCGTGCCTTCGTTCGTAGCCGATATTAAGGGCGATCTGAGCGGCATTAGTCAACCCGGCGCGCCCAATCCCAAGTTTGAAGATCGCGCGCAAAAGACCGGTCCCAGCCCCTATGTTTACGGCTCGGCGCCCACCGTGTTTTGGGATCTGTTCGGCCTGCAGGGACATCCCGTGCGCGCCACCATCAGCGAGATGGGGCCGCTGTTGCTGAGCCGATTGATGGGCCTGAACGACACGCAAGAGGGCGTGCTGAACTTGACGTTCAAACTGGCCGACGACGAGGGTTTGCTGTTGCTCGATCTGAACGATCTGCGCTCGATGCTGACCTTTGTGGGCGAGAACGCGGCGACGCTCAAGACCACCTATGGCAACGTCTCCAGCGCGACGGTGGGCGCCATTCAAAGGCAGCTGCTGGTGATGGAGCAGCAAGGCGCCGAGAGCTTCTTTGGCGAACCGGCGCTGAACATTGCCGATCTGATCCGCACAACGCCGGACGGCAAGGGCGTGGTGAACGTGCTGGCGGCCGATCGGCTGATGCAGAATCCCAGGCTTTATTCGACGTTTCTCTTGTGGCTGCTGAGCGAGCTTTTTGAAGAAATGCCCGAAGTGGGCGACTTGGACAAGCCACGGTTGGTCTTCTTTTTCGACGAAGCGCACCTGCTCTTTTCCGACGCGCCCAAGGCCTTGGTGGACAAGGTGGAACAGGTGGTCAAACTGATCCGGTCGAAGGGGGTCGGGGTCTTTTTTATTACCCAAAACCCGGCCGACGTGCCCGAATCGGTACTGGCGCAGTTGGGCAACCGGTTTCAGCACGCTTTGCGCGCCTATACGCCGGGCGAGCAGAAGGCCGTGCGCGCCGCCGCCAGCTCGTTCCGTGCCAACCCGGCGTTCGATACCGAGCAGGCTATCACCGAGTTGGGCGTCGGCGAGGCGCTGGTCTCCACGTTGCAAGAAAAAGGCGTACCGAGCATGGTGCAACGGACGATGGTGCGCCCGCCTTCGTCTCGATTGGGGCCGGCGACCGTGGAAGAACGCGCGCGGATCGTGGCGTCATCGCCACTTGGATTGCAGTACGGACAGGCCATCGACCGGGATTCGGCTCACGAGGCGCTGCTCCGCCGGGCTCAACAGGCCGCTGCTATGGCGCCGCCTGCTCCTACGCCTGCGCGCGCTCCCGCCGGAAGTCGGTCGGACAGTCTGTTCGAAGCGGCGGCCAAGAGCATCATCCGTTCGGCCAGCAGCCAATTGGGCCGCCAAGTGATGCGCGGGATTTTGGGTTCGATTTTCAAAGGCCGGTAG
- a CDS encoding ATP-binding cassette domain-containing protein, producing the protein MAKIVVRGLRKTFRTPVREAGFLATAKGLFARRYETVHALDGIDFEIESGELTAYIGPNGAGKSTTVKILSGILTPDSGECTVDGRTPWLDRIAHVGRIGAVFGQRTQLWWDLPVIESLDLLRVIYSVDQTAYRTRLNDLTDLLGLSALLDVPARQLSLGQRMRCDLAAALVHSPSILFLDEPTIGLDAPAKLAVRQFIKALNQKDGVTVILTTHDLDDAEALCNRALVIANGQIAWDGTLEGLRQRLAPERWLTIDFEHLDGDPALDGAELLERNGLRASFRYDPAKTPTASLIAQAAARYPVADLFVQNPPIEQWIGQIYSADR; encoded by the coding sequence TTGGCCAAGATCGTCGTTCGAGGGCTTCGAAAGACGTTTCGCACTCCCGTTCGCGAGGCCGGATTCTTGGCTACGGCCAAGGGTCTGTTCGCTCGGCGATACGAGACGGTCCATGCGCTGGACGGGATCGATTTTGAGATCGAATCGGGCGAACTGACCGCCTATATCGGGCCGAACGGCGCAGGCAAATCGACCACGGTCAAGATTTTGAGCGGCATCCTGACGCCCGATTCGGGCGAATGCACGGTGGACGGCCGCACTCCCTGGCTCGATCGGATCGCACACGTTGGCCGGATTGGCGCGGTGTTCGGCCAGCGCACCCAACTGTGGTGGGATTTGCCGGTGATCGAATCGCTCGATCTGCTTCGGGTTATCTATAGCGTCGATCAGACTGCTTACCGAACGAGGCTGAACGACTTGACCGATCTGCTCGGCTTGTCGGCCTTGTTAGACGTGCCGGCCCGGCAATTGAGCCTGGGCCAACGAATGCGGTGCGACCTGGCCGCCGCGCTCGTTCACTCGCCTTCTATTCTTTTTTTAGACGAGCCAACGATCGGCTTGGACGCGCCGGCAAAGCTTGCAGTTAGGCAGTTTATCAAGGCACTTAACCAGAAAGACGGCGTTACGGTTATCCTGACCACGCACGATTTGGACGACGCAGAAGCCCTTTGCAACCGGGCGCTGGTCATCGCGAACGGCCAGATCGCTTGGGACGGGACATTAGAAGGCTTGCGCCAGCGGCTTGCGCCCGAGCGATGGTTGACTATCGACTTTGAGCATTTGGACGGCGACCCGGCGTTGGACGGTGCAGAGCTGCTCGAACGGAACGGACTACGAGCCAGTTTTCGCTACGATCCTGCCAAGACTCCGACTGCGAGTCTGATTGCCCAAGCCGCCGCGCGCTACCCGGTCGCGGACCTCTTTGTGCAGAATCCTCCAATCGAACAATGGATCGGACAAATCTACTCGGCCGACCGTTGA
- a CDS encoding ABC-2 family transporter protein, which yields MDRTNLLGRPLTAFWAIARARFLSLLQYRTAAAAGAFTQIVFGLIRIMIFEAFYRSSVGDQPLTLEQTITYIWLGQALFALQPYTIDADLRNGIMTGGVVFDLVKPLNLHSFWLARSVSNRLAPCLLRILPVLIFASFYGLKPPGGWYEGCAFGLALFGALAVSSALSTLISTTLIWTIAGDGVSRLFVAMSYLFSGLIIPLALFPDWAQSLLAILPFRAMADTPFNAYLGRIPPNELGMALAHQWGWAIGLALFGRWITGRAVRRIVTQGG from the coding sequence ATGGATCGGACAAATCTACTCGGCCGACCGTTGACCGCCTTCTGGGCCATCGCCCGGGCGCGTTTTTTGTCGCTGTTGCAATATCGCACGGCGGCTGCGGCAGGCGCGTTTACCCAGATTGTCTTTGGGCTGATCCGCATCATGATATTCGAGGCGTTCTATCGATCGAGCGTTGGCGATCAGCCGCTAACCTTGGAGCAGACCATCACTTATATTTGGCTGGGTCAGGCGCTGTTCGCCCTGCAACCCTATACGATCGATGCCGATTTGCGGAATGGCATCATGACGGGGGGCGTGGTGTTCGATCTGGTCAAACCGCTCAATCTTCACTCGTTTTGGCTGGCTCGGTCGGTCTCGAATCGTCTTGCGCCGTGCCTGTTGCGCATCTTGCCGGTTCTGATCTTCGCCAGTTTCTATGGCCTCAAACCGCCCGGCGGCTGGTACGAGGGATGCGCCTTTGGCCTAGCTCTGTTCGGCGCGTTGGCAGTCTCGTCGGCGCTGTCAACGCTGATCTCGACGACCCTGATTTGGACCATTGCGGGCGATGGCGTCTCGCGCCTGTTTGTAGCCATGAGCTACCTGTTTTCCGGTCTGATCATCCCCCTTGCGCTCTTTCCCGATTGGGCGCAAAGTTTGCTGGCCATACTGCCCTTCCGCGCCATGGCCGATACGCCGTTCAACGCCTATTTAGGCCGCATACCGCCGAACGAGCTGGGGATGGCGCTGGCGCATCAATGGGGTTGGGCGATTGGTCTGGCTCTGTTCGGTCGCTGGATTACCGGTCGCGCCGTCCGACGCATCGTAACGCAGGGAGGATGA